The window AGGCGTGGAGGCGATGGTGAAGTTCGCCACCGCGAGCCCGTTCTGCGTGTAGCGCAGCTCGGGGTCCGCGGTGAGGTTGCCCACCACCGTGATGACGGTTTCGCCGGCCACGGGTTACTCGGCGCTCGCGGTCGCGGTTGCGGACGCGTTGGCGGCCTTGCGGGCCGCACGTGCCTCGTCGCGCTGCTTCTGGGCGGCGACCTGCGCGATGCCCTCTTCGGCGCGGAGGACCTTCGTGCGGAGCACGGCCTCGGAGAGACCGAGCTGACGGTCGAGCTCCTTGGCGGCCTCGGGGGAGGACGTGAAGTCGACGACGGCGTAGATGCCCTCGGACTTCTTGGCGATCTCGTAAGCGAGCCGGCGACGGCCCCAGACGTCCACGTTGTCGACGGAGCCACCGTCGTTGCGGATGACAGCGAGGAACTTGTCCAGGCTGGGAGCGACGGTGCGCTCATCGATCTCGGGGTCGAGGATCGCCATCAGTTCGTACTGGTGCATGCGGAACCCACCTCCTCTGGTCTCAGCGGCCCCGGGCAGTTCCCGGGGCAGGAGGGTTGATGCATGTGCCACGGCACGCAGACACGCGCCGGGCAACCTGCACAGACTACCCGACGGCCTGGAGGCGCGCCACCGGTCTGTGGAGAACCGTCACGCCCGTCGGGCGGTCGCGTCCAGTGCGCCGGCGTCGCGTCAGGAGCTGGTGGCGTCCCGCGCGGCCCACCAGTCGCGCAGGCGCGCCTCGGCGGCGTCCGCTCCGAGGGGGCCGTCGTCCATCCGCGCCTCGAGCAGGAAGCGGTAGGCCTCGCCCACCCCACGCCCCGGCGGGATGTCGAGGATCCGCATGATGTCGTCGCCGGTCAGGTCGGGCCGGATCGACTCCAGCTCCTCTTGCGCGGCGAGGACCTTGATGCGGTCCTCGAGGTCGTCGTACGCGAACGCCAGGCGGTCGGCCTTGCGACGGTTCCGCGTGGTGACGTCCGAGCGGGTGAGCTCGTGCAGCCGCTCGAGCTGCGGTCCGGCGTCGCGCACGTAGCGGCGGACGGCGGAGTCGGTCCAGGCACCGTCGGAGTACCCGAAGAAGCGCAGGTGCAGCTCGATCAGCCGGGACACGGCGGCGATCGTGTCGTTGTCGAAGCGCAGGGCGCGCAGTCGTTTCTTCGCGAGCTTCGCGCCGACGAGGTCGTGGTGGTGGAAGCTGACGGCGCCGCCGGGCTCGAGCTTGCGGGTGGCGGGCTTGCCGATGTCGTGCAGCAGCGCCGCGAGCCGCAGGACGGTGTCCGGCGGGTCGCCCGCGTGCCGCTCGGCCTCGTACCCGATGGCCTGCTCGAGCACGGTCAGGGAGTGCTCGTAGACGTCCTTGTGGTGGTGGTGCTCGTCGATCTCGAGCCGCATCTCGGGCAGTTCGGGCAGGAACCGCTCGGCGAGGCCGGTGTCCACGAGCAGCCGGATGCCGGGCACCGGGTCGCTCGTGTTCAGCAGCTTGACGAGTTCGTCGCGCACCCGCTCGGCGGACACGATGTCGATGGAGTCGACGAGGTCCTGCATGGCGGCACGGACGTCGTCGTCGACGGTGAACCCGAGCTGCGCCGTGAACCGCGCTGCCCGCATCATCCGGAGCGGATCGTCGCGGAACGAGACCACGGCGGCCTGCGGGGTGCGGAGTCGGGCGGCCAGCAGGTCCTCGACGCCGCCGTGCACGTCGACGAGCTCGCGCGCCGGCAGCCGGAGCGCCATCGCGTTGACGGTGAAGTCGCGACGGAGCAGATCGTCCTCGATGGTGTCCCCGAACGCGACCTCGGGCTTCCGGGTCTCGCCGTCGTAGACGTCACTGCGGTAGGTGGTGATCTCCACCTGCTCGCCACCGACCCGCGCGGCGATGGTGCCGAACTGGCGGCCGACGTCCCACGTGGCGCTCGCGATCGGCTCCACGATGCGCAGGATGTCGTCCGGACGGGCGCTCGTCGTGAAGTCGAGGTCGGTGACGGGACGACCGAGGAAGGCGTCGCGGACGGGACCGCCGACCAGGGCCAGCTCGTGTCCGGCGTCGGCGAAGGCCCGAGCGAGGAGGTCGACGGGCTCGGTGGTGGCGAGTGCGTCGAGTCGTTCGACGGCCTGGGCAACGGACTGCATGACGGTCCTCATCCTCCCAGATCGACGCCCCGAGTTCTCCCCAACCCCGCGCGCACGGGACCTGTTCATGGTCGCGCCTCATACACTCGTGCTCGGCCCGAACCGACCCCGTGGCCCGCTTCCGTATGCACATCCTCCGCACCACGCTCGCCGCAGCCGCGTCGACCCTCGTCGCGCTCGGCCTGGTCGTCGCGCCCGTCAGCGCCCCGCACGCCGATGCTGCGACGGTCTCGTCGGCCACGACCCACCTCGCCGATCCGGCTGCCGCCGACGCCGGCAAGGCCACCATCTCGGTCGCTCCTGCGCACCGTGGGATCGTGCAGCGCGACCAGGGCCTCACTCTCTCGGTGACGGTCACCAACGACACCGACACCGCACTGCCGGCGGGCACCGCGGAGTTCGACATCTTCCGCTCCGTGAGCACACGGGACGTCCTCGCCGAGTGGCTTGCCGACACCACCACGACCGGTTACCTCGGCGCCCCGATGGACTCCGTGGACATCCCGGCCGTCCCGGCGCACCGATCGGTCACCATCGACTCGGTCGAGATCGTCTCGGGCAACGTGGCACTCGGCGGGTACTCCTCGTTCGGTGCGCGGCGCATCGCGGCGGAGTACACGGCCGGTGAGACCTTCGCCGTCGCCCGCTCCGCGATCACCTGGTACCCGGACTTCGAGCAGGTGCCGGTCAGCGTCTCGGTGGCGATGCCGGTGACCGTCCCGAAGTCCACGGACGGGATCCTCAGCGCGGCCGTCCTGGCCGCCGCGACCTCGGTGGACGGCACCCTCACCCAGCAGCTCGACGCGGCCGAGGACCACAACGTCGCCGTCGCGGTCGACCCACGCATCATCGCCTCGATCCGGATCCTCGGCGAGAACGCCCCGTCCGCGGCGACGGCGTGGCTCCAGCGGCTCGAGGCCCTGCGCAACGAGACCTTCGCGCTGCCCTACGCCGACGCCGACGTCACCGGCCTGCGCCAGGCGGGGTCGGACGGCATCCTCTCCCCGATCTCGCTCGACCAGTCCGTGAAGTCCGAGAACTTCCCCGGTGCCGAGACGCCCGCGCCGACGCCGACCGCCACCCCCGGGCAGACCTCCGGCCCGAGCAGCACAGCGACCCCGAGCGACGACGCCACCACCGACGCCGGCTCCGGCTCCGGCACGGGTGAGACCACGGAGACGCTGCCCACCACGGAACAGCTGCTGGACTTCCCCTACTCCATGGACTCCATCGCATGGCCGGCGGACGGCACCGTGACCGCGGCCGACCTGACGGCGCTGCAGCGGGCCGACAAGGACACGACCATCGTCTCGAGCGGGAACACCTCCGCCGGCGCGAACGCCACGATCTCGGCGTCCGAGAAGATCGGCGACGACCACGTCCTCGTCTCCGACCAGTCGATGTCGTCCCTGCTGCGCGATGCGGCGACGGCACCGGACCGCCAGAGCTGGTCGTCGGCGATGTCCGAACTGACCGCGACGCTCGCCACCTCGGCGCGTGACGGCGGCACCACCGGGCCGATCCTGCTCACCCTCGGTCGCGACTGGCCCTCGGACTCCACGCGCCTCAGCCAGACCCTCGACGCCCTCGAGAGCACCGCCTGGGTCGCGCCGGCCGACCTCTCCACCGCGTCGAAGGCCGTCGCGGGGTCGCTCACCCTCAACAGTGCGTCCACCGGCGCCGACCGCATCGCGCAGCTCAAGCGCCTGGTGCAGGGCGAACAGGGGCTCTCCGCGTTCGCCACGATCCTCGACACCCCCACCGAACTGACGGCACCGGCACGCCTCCGGCTGCTCGCCCTCGCCTCGAACGCGTGGCGCGGCGACGACGAGGGACTCACGGCCGCGGTCGACGCCCGCACCGCGGCTTGGGCGAAGCAGACCACCGAGGTCGGGATCGTCGACTCGAGCAGCCTGACCCTGCTCGGGGACCGGTCGTCGCTCCCGGTCTCGATCCGCAACAGCTCGGACTACCCGGTGACGGTGCACCTGGCCGTCCAGCCGTCGAACTCCGCACTCCGCATCGTCCGCAACGACATCGTGGTCGAGATCCAGCCGGACTCGTCGACCCGTGCCACCGTGCCCGTGCAGTCGGTCGCGAACGGCAAGGTCGAGCTGACCATGTCGCTGTCGAGCCCGACCGGCGTCGCCGTCGCGCAGCCGGCCACCGTCGAGCTCAACGTCCAGGCACAGTGGGAGACCGTCATCACCGCCGCCGCCGCGGTCGCCCTGATCGCGATCTTCGGCTTCGGCATCTTCCGCAGCATCCGGAAGCGCATCCGCCGTCGCAACGGCGAACTCGACGACGAGGACGACGACGACCCCAACCGCCCGCTCGCCGTGCAGCCGGGTGCGCCCGGCGCGTCCGCCGTGCCGGCCGCTGTCGCAGCTCCTGGCGGCGACCGCCTGCAGGACGCGATCGCCCGTGCCGGGGCCGAACCGGGCCTCCCGTCCGACGCCCGTACCAGCCGCGTCGCGGACGCCCGCGACCCCGAGGAGCCGACCATCAGCGCCACCCAGCCCCAGCCCGACGTCGACGCGGAACCGGTCGCGGAGCGCAGCCTGGGGCGGGCGAGTGCGATGCTCGCGGCGGGGACGATGGTGAGCCGGATCCTCGGCTTCGCGAAGACCTTCGTGCTCGCCTACGCCATCGGGCAGAACAAGAGCCCCTCGGCCAACGCGTTCGCGGTCGCGAACCAGCTGCCGAACAACATCTACGCGCTCATCGCAGGCGGCCTGCTGTCGGCCGTGCTCATCCCGCAGATCGTCCGCGCCATGAAGAACGGGACGGACGGCGGGCAGGCGTACGTCAACAAGATCGTGACGCTCGGCGGGTCGGTCTTCATCGTCATCACGATCGTCGCGACGGCACTGGCACCGCTCCTGGTGCGCCTGTACACGACGTCCTCGGACACCCGGGGTCCCGCTGCGACCGACCTCGCCATCGCCTTCGCGTTCTGGTGCCTGCCGCAGATCCTGTTCTACGCGATGTACTCGCTGCTCGGTGAGGTCCTCAACGCCAAGCAGGTCTTCGGGCCGTTCACCTGGGCTCCTCTGCTCAACAACGTCATCGCGATCGCCGGCCTCGTCGTGTTCATCGCCCTGTACGGCACCAGCGGCAGCGCCCTTGACGAATGGACACCCGCGAAGATCGCGCTCCTCGCCGGCAGCGCTTCCTTCGGGGTGTTCGCCCAGGCGGCGTTCCTCCCGCTGTTCTGGCGGCGAGCAGGGCTGTCGTTCCGACCGGACTTCCGGTGGCGCGGCGTCGGCCTGAAGTCGACGGGCACCGCTGCCGGGTGGCTCTTCGCGATGATCCTGGTGACGCAGGTCGCCGGCATCGTGCAGTCGGCCGTCGCGTGGAAGGGTCAGGGTGACGGACCCGGCAACGCGGTGCTCGGCAACGCGTGGCTCATCTTCATGCTGCCGCACTCGATCATCACGGTGTCCATCGCGACGGCGTACTTCACCCGGATGAGCCACGACGCTGCGCGCGGCGACCTGGCATCCGTCCGACGGAACCTGTCGCTGTCCCTGCGCATCGTGGGGCTCTTCACCGTGTTCGCGTCGGTGGCGCTGGTCGTCGTCGCGGTGCCGTTCGGCCGGCTGTACGAGGGCACGTTCGAGAGCGCCCTGCAGGTTGGTGCCGTCCTGGTCGCCTACATGCCCGGCCTGGTGCTGTTCAGCATGTTGTTCATCATCCAGCGCGTGTTCTGGGCCATGCACGACCACCGGACGCCGTTCCTGATGCAGTGCATCCAGTCCGTCCTGTTCGTCATCGGTGCCCTCGCGGTGTCGACGTTCCCGACCTCCGTGATCGGCATCGGTGTGGCCGCGTGCACCACCCTCGCCGGGACCGCGCAGACGATCGTCGCGCTCGTCCTGGTGCGTCGGAAGCTCGGCAGCATCGAGGGAGCGGTCGTGACCCGCTCGCACGTGCAGTTCATCATCGCGGCCTTGATCGCCGGCGTCGTCGGCCTGCTGGTCGTCAACTTCTTCGGCGCGTTCTCCGCAGCCGGGTTCGCGATGTCCGACCGCACCGGGGCACTCATCACCATCGTCCTGACCGGCGCCGTCATGGTCCTCGTGTACTTCGGGGCGCTCGTCGTCGCGAAGAACGGCGAGATCAAGAACGCCGTCGGGATGGTCAGGAGCAAGCTCGGTCGCTGACCGCACGCTTCCCGGACGTCGCGGAATGCCGCGCCGGTACCATGTGTTGACCCGGTCAGCACGCAACGGAAGGGCAGTCAGGCATGCGCCAGCTCATCATCATCGGTTCCGGTCCGGCCGGGTTCACCGCCGGCATCTACGCCGCGCGCGCAGAGCTCAAGCCGCTCATCGTCGCGTCCAGTGTCGAGACGGGCGGGGAACTCACCAAGACGACCGAGGTCGAGAACTTCCCGGGCTTCCCCGAGGGGATCCAGGGCCCCGACCTCATGATCAAGATGCAGGAACAGGCCGAGAAGTTCGGCGCCGAGGTCCTGTACGACGACGCCGTCTCCGTCGACCTCACCGGCGACGTGAAGAAGGTCACCGTCGGTTCCGGCGAGACGTACGAAGCCCTCGCGGTCATCTACGCGACCGGTTCGGCGTACCGCCACCTCGGCATCGCCGACGAAGAGCGCCTCTCGGGCCACGGTGTCTCGTGGTGCGCGACCTGCGACGGCTTCTTCTTCCGCCAGAAGAACATCGCCGTGGTCGGCGGTGGCGACTCCGCGATGGAAGAAGCGACGTTCCTCACCCGCTTCGCCGACAAGGTCACCGTGATCCACCGCAAGGACACCCTCCGCGCGTCGAAGATCATGCAGGACCGTGCCCACAACGACCCGAAGATCGAGTTCGCGTGGAACAAGGAGGTCATCGGCATCCAGGGTGACTCCGCAGTGACCGGCGTGACCCTGAAGGACACCGTGGACGGCACCGAGAGCGAACTCGCCCTCGACGGCCTGTTCATCGCGATCGGCAACGACCCCCGTGTGCACCTCGTGCACGGTCAGCTCGAGCTCGCTCCCGAGGGCACCATCGCCGTCGAGGGCCGCACGTCCAAGGCCGTCGGCGTTCCCGGGGTCTTCGTCGCGGGTGACGTGCTCGACCACACCTACCGCCAGGCCATCACGGCTGCCGGCTCCGGTGCGGTCGCTGCCCTCGACGCGGAGAAGTACCTCGCCGACCTCGAGGACACGCTGACCGACGCTGCTGTGGGCGAGACCCCGGTCGAGCCGGTCACCATCTCCGCCTGACCCGTACGGCCCCCGGAATGCCGGGGGCCCGTCCGCGGTTCCACACCCAGTACCGACTTCTCACGAAAGGACACCCATGTCCAACGCAAAGGCTGTCACCGACGCCACCTTCTCGGACGAGGTCCTCAAGTCCGACAAGACGATCCTCGTCGACTTCTGGGCCGAGTGGTGCGGCCCGTGTCGCGCCGTCTCGCCGATCCTCGACCAGATCGCCGAAGAGCACGCCGGCAAGATCGAGATCGTGAAGCTCAACGTGGACGACAACCCCCAGTCGGCCATGAACTACCAGATCACCTCGATCCCGGCGATGAAGGTCTTCAAGGGCGGCGAGGTCGTCAAGACCGTCATCGGCGCCAAGCCGAAGCCCGCGCTCGAGGCCGACCTCGCCGAGTTCCTCGCGTAGGTCGCACCAGCACCACCGAACGCCCCGTCCTCGTCCTGCTCAGCAGACGCGGGCGGGGCGTTCGCGTGCCACCCGTTGCGGATCGGCCCCCGCCGCGGAGCCCGGGTTTCCGGGGTCGATGTCGTAGTGTGGCGGGAATGTCTCACTGATCGGAGCACGGTATGACGAACGGCAACAGCCTCGACCCCTGGTACGACTCCTACGCCCAGCGCACCGCCGGGCTGAGCGCCTCCGAGGTCCGAGCCCTGTTCGCCGTCGCCTCGCGCCCTGAGGTGGTCTCGCTGGCCGGCGGCATGCCGTTCGTCTCCGCACTGCCCAGAGAGCTCGTCACGGGCTCCCTGGACCGCGTGATGAACGAGCACGCCGCCATGGCGCTGCAGTACGGCGGCGGTCAGGGTCTCCGGTCGCTCCGCGAGCACATCGTGGACGTCATGAGCCTCGAGGGCATCCGTGCGAGCGCCGAGGACGTCGTCGTGACGACGGGCTCGCAGCACGCACTCGACCTCGTCACGCGGCTGTTCATCGATCCGGGCGACGTCGTGCTCGCCGAGTCCCCGTCCTACGTCGGCGCGATCGGTGTGTTCCGGTCGTACCAGGCCGAGACCGTCCACGTGACGACCGACGAACTCGGACTGGTGCCCGAGGCGCTGCGCGAGGCGATCGCGAACCTGCGCACGCAGGGGAAGCGGATCAAGTTCCTCTACACGATCCCGAACTTCCACAACCCGGCCGGCGTCACCATGAGTCGGGAGCGCCGCATCGAGGTGCTCGACATCTGCCGGTCGAACAACATCCTCGTGCTCGAGGACAACCCGTACGGGCTCCTCTGGTTCGACGAGCCGGCACCGCAGGCCATCCGCTCCATCGACGAAGAAGGGGTCGTGTACCTGGGGTCCTTCTCGAAGACCCTCGCACCCGGTTTCCGCGTCGGCTGGGCGCTCGCGCCGCATGCCATCCGCGAGAAGCTCGTGCTCGCCAACGAGTCGGCCGTCCTCGCCCCGAACTCCTTCGGCCAGTACGTCGTGAACGCCTACCTGGACGCCGCGGACTGGAAGGGTCAGGTCGACACCTTCCGGGGCATCTACGCAGAGCGTCGTGACGCCATGCTGTCCGCCCTGGGGGAGTTCCTGCCGGACCTGTCCTGGACGAAGCCGAACGGTGGCTTCTTCGTCTGGCTCACGCTCCCCGAGTCGCTCGACTCCAAGGGCATGCTGCCGCGCGCGGTGAAGGAGCTCGTCGCGTACACGCCGGGGACGGCCTTCTACGCAGACGGTCGCGGTGGGGGACACATCCGTCTGTCGTTCTGCTACCCCACTCCCGAGCAGATCCGCGTCGGCGTGAAGCGGCTCGCCAACGTCGTGAACGACGAGCTCGAGCTGATCGAGACGTTCGGCCCGAGCACGCGGCCGAACGGCGTCGTGCGTGAGACGTCCTCGGTCAGCGCCCCGCCGCCGAACATCTCCTGATCAGCGCTTTTCTGCGGTGCGAAGCCCACCAGCACCGTCGTTCCACACCGGAGGACCCCCATGGCTGAGCTCACCCGTCGTCACGTCGTCGTCGTCGCGGGAGGGATCTCGCACGAGCGCGACGTCTCCCTGCGCTCCGGTCGACGGGTCGCCGACTCGCTGACCGGGTACGGCTGGCAGGTCGACCTCCGCGACGCGGACGCACTGCTCCTGCCGGCTCTCGCCGAAACCCGCCCGGACGTCGTGTGGCCGGCTCTGCACGGCGCCTCCGGTGAAGACGGGGCCCTGCGGGGCATCCTGGAGGCGGTGGACATCCCGTTCGTCGGCTCACGTTCCACGTCGGCACGGTTGGCATGGGACAAGCCCACGGCCTCCGCGTTGGTCGCGCGGGCAGGCGTGCGAACCCCTCGCTCCGTCACGCTGTCCCACGACGTGTTCCGCGAACTCGGTGCCGTCGGAGTGCTCGAGGCCATCGCGGGCGAGCACCCGGTCCCACTCGCGGTGAAGCCAGCACGCGGTGGCAGCGCGCAGGGCGTGACCCTCGTCGACGACGTCGACGACCTGCCGCGCGCCATGGTGACCGCGTACACGTACTGCGACGACGTCGTGGTCGAGCAGCTCATCCGCGGCACCGAGGTCGCAGTCGGCATCATCGACACCGGCGACGGGCCCGTGGCACTCTCCGCCGTGGAGATCGTGCCGCGGAACGGGATCTACGGGTTCGAGGCACGGTACAACGCGGGGGAGACGACGTTCTACACCCCGGCCAGGCTGTCGGACGAGTTCGCGTCAGCTGCAGCGGACGCCGCAGTCGCAGCCCACGCGGCGCTCGGCCTCCGCCATCTGTCGCGTGTGGACCTCATCATCGACGGAGCGGGCACGCCCTGGTTCCTCGAAGCCAACGTGCTCCCGGGTCTGACCGAGACCTCCCTGCTGCCGCAGGCACTCTCCGCATCCGGTTTCGATCTCGGGTGGACGTACGCAGAGCTCGCCGAACAGGCGATCCGCGACCACCACGCCTGATCCGCGAGCTCGACGTTCCACGTGGAACATCGGAGTGCGCGAGAGTCGATGTTCCACGTGGAACGTCGGCACCCGCGGTTCGCTGCTGAGAGCTGATCCGCTCTGAGCAGCATCGGATGCGTGTGGTCATCTCCCGGGGCACGGTGGACGCATGACCGATTCACCACCACCCGCAGCCTTCACGATCGAGTACCGGCGTGCCCTCTTCGACCATCGCGTGCTCGTACTCGACGGCGCCCTCGACGACGACAACGGCACCGTCCTCATGACGCAGTTGGTACAGCTCGCGACGGCGGACCCCTGGAGCGACATCGCGCTCTGGATCCATTCGCCCGGAGGCTCGGTCCCGGCGATGCTCGCCCTCCGGGACCTCATGCGGGTGATCCCCAACGACGTCAGCACCCTCGCATTCGGGATCGCCTGCAGCGCGGGCCAGTTCCTGCTGTCCTCCGGTACTCCCGGCAAGCGACGAGCACTGCCGCACAGCCGGATCCTGATGCACCAGGGATCTGCAGGGATCGGGGGGAGTGCAGTGGACGTGGCGCTGCAGGCAGACCACCTCCGTGACACCCGCGACACCGTGCTCGGACTCATCGCAGCGGACACCGGTCAGACGGTCGACCGCATCTTCGAGGACTCGCTGCACGACCACTGGTACTCCGCGCAGGAGGCCCTCGACTACGGTTTCGTCGACGTGATCGTCGACGACTTCTCGGTGATCCGGCCCCAGCAGCCCAGCTCCACCGTGACCGGCTTCGGCGGACCTGCGGTCGGGGAGGGAGACCGTTGAGCGCGTACACGATCCCGAACGTCATCGCGCGGGATGCTCGCGGCGACCGCGTCCTGGACGTCTACTCGCACCTGCTCACCGAGCGCATCATCTACATCGGTACCGCGATCGATGCTGGCGTCGCCAACGCCCTCATCGCGCAACTCCTCTTCCTCGAGTCGGACAACCCGGACTCGGACGTCCAGCTCTACGTCAACTGCGACGGCGGCGACCCGAGTGCCATGCTCGCCGTCTACGACACCATGCGGTTCATCCGCGCCGCGGTCGCGACCACCTGTGTGGGGCAAGCGATCGGTGTCGGAGCCGTCCTGCTCGCCGCGGGCGCAGCAGGAAAGCGGTCGGCCCTGCCGCATGCTCGGGTCGTGCTCCACCAACCCGCGGCGCAGGGACAGGGGGCCATTCCCGAACTCATCCTGCAGGCTGACGAGGTCGTCCGGATACGGGCCGAGATCGAGCACCTACTCACCGAGCACAGCGGCCAGAGTGTCGAGCGACTCCGGGCCGACACGGATCACGATCGCGTCTTCACCGCCCGTCAGGCCCAGCAGTACGGGCTCGTGGACCACGTGATCACTCGACGCTGACGGACGGCGCTGCCCGACGACGCCTCAGGCTGCGAGGACGAAACTGCTCCGCAGTTGTTCGCCACCAGTACCTGCGGAACGTGCTCGCTCGCGGAGCTGTTCTGCTGCGGCTGCCGTCAGGTCCAGCAAGGAACTCTCGAGCGCGCCGGCCACTGCTGCCAGCATCTCGCTCGACGGCTCCTTCCGCCCGCGTTCCATCTCCGACAAGTACTGCGGTGACACCCCTGCGCGACGAGCGACGTCGTGCAGGGTGTCCCCGCGGCCGCGGCGACGAGCGCGGAGTTCTCGACCTACGACGTCACGCCAGAGCGGCTCGGGATTGCGAGATCTCATGGTGCGAGCTTGGCAGTGTTCCACGTGAAACGTTCGGCTTTCGCGTTCGCTGCTCGTGAACCTCAACCAGCTGAACGGCTATGCGCCCCGTATCGGGCCGAATGCTCCCTCGCTGCTCCGGACACCCGCACCGGACCTGCGAAGCCCGCTACGGGCCGCACAGCGCCGTTGGCGGGCCGTCAGGACGAAACGTCGCTGATCCCGAGCTCCGAAAGGATCCGATTCAGGTCGTCGCCGTTCGCGAAGTCGATGGTCACGGAGCTCTTCCGGGCGCCCACAGCGATCTTGACCCGCGTGTTCAACCGGTCACCGATGCGCTCGGCAAGGTCGTTGAAGTGCGCCTGGTTCTTGGAGGGCTGCGGTGCCTGCTTCGGCGGGGTCTTCGTCGCGAGCTGTTGCGCGATGGCCTCAGCAGCACGGACCGACAGGTCCTCGTTGACGATCTTCTCGGCGAGGTACTCCATCGCCTCAGCATCCGGAGCAGCCAAGATCGCGCGAGCGTGTCCAGCGGACAGGACACCGGCGGCGACCCGGCGCTGCACGGGGGAGGGGAGCCGGAGCAGACGGATGGTGTTGGTGATCTGCGGGCGCGATCGGCCGATGCGCTGACCGAGCTGCTCCTGCGTGATCCCGAAGTCTGCCAAGAGCTGCTGGTACGCCGAAGCTTCCTCGAGAGGGTTGAGCTGCGCGCGGTGGAGGTTCTCGAGGAGGGCGTCACGGAGCATCGCGTCGTCCGGCGTCTCCTTGACGATCGCCGGGATGACGCTGAGTCCGAGTTCCTTGGTCGCACGGAGCCGCCGTTCGCCCATGATGAGCTCGTACTGCGGCTCCGTCCCCGCAGCCCCGGGGATCGGGCGGACCACGATGGGCTGCAGTACGCCGATCTCGCGAATGGAGTGGACGAGCTCCTGCAGCTCTTCCTCGCGGAACTCCTTGCGGGGCTGCTGCGCGTTCGGGATCACGTCCAGCGGATTGAGGTTGGCGAGCCGCGCACCCGGGACGGCCA of the Curtobacterium sp. TC1 genome contains:
- a CDS encoding DUF6049 family protein, whose translation is MARFRMHILRTTLAAAASTLVALGLVVAPVSAPHADAATVSSATTHLADPAAADAGKATISVAPAHRGIVQRDQGLTLSVTVTNDTDTALPAGTAEFDIFRSVSTRDVLAEWLADTTTTGYLGAPMDSVDIPAVPAHRSVTIDSVEIVSGNVALGGYSSFGARRIAAEYTAGETFAVARSAITWYPDFEQVPVSVSVAMPVTVPKSTDGILSAAVLAAATSVDGTLTQQLDAAEDHNVAVAVDPRIIASIRILGENAPSAATAWLQRLEALRNETFALPYADADVTGLRQAGSDGILSPISLDQSVKSENFPGAETPAPTPTATPGQTSGPSSTATPSDDATTDAGSGSGTGETTETLPTTEQLLDFPYSMDSIAWPADGTVTAADLTALQRADKDTTIVSSGNTSAGANATISASEKIGDDHVLVSDQSMSSLLRDAATAPDRQSWSSAMSELTATLATSARDGGTTGPILLTLGRDWPSDSTRLSQTLDALESTAWVAPADLSTASKAVAGSLTLNSASTGADRIAQLKRLVQGEQGLSAFATILDTPTELTAPARLRLLALASNAWRGDDEGLTAAVDARTAAWAKQTTEVGIVDSSSLTLLGDRSSLPVSIRNSSDYPVTVHLAVQPSNSALRIVRNDIVVEIQPDSSTRATVPVQSVANGKVELTMSLSSPTGVAVAQPATVELNVQAQWETVITAAAAVALIAIFGFGIFRSIRKRIRRRNGELDDEDDDDPNRPLAVQPGAPGASAVPAAVAAPGGDRLQDAIARAGAEPGLPSDARTSRVADARDPEEPTISATQPQPDVDAEPVAERSLGRASAMLAAGTMVSRILGFAKTFVLAYAIGQNKSPSANAFAVANQLPNNIYALIAGGLLSAVLIPQIVRAMKNGTDGGQAYVNKIVTLGGSVFIVITIVATALAPLLVRLYTTSSDTRGPAATDLAIAFAFWCLPQILFYAMYSLLGEVLNAKQVFGPFTWAPLLNNVIAIAGLVVFIALYGTSGSALDEWTPAKIALLAGSASFGVFAQAAFLPLFWRRAGLSFRPDFRWRGVGLKSTGTAAGWLFAMILVTQVAGIVQSAVAWKGQGDGPGNAVLGNAWLIFMLPHSIITVSIATAYFTRMSHDAARGDLASVRRNLSLSLRIVGLFTVFASVALVVVAVPFGRLYEGTFESALQVGAVLVAYMPGLVLFSMLFIIQRVFWAMHDHRTPFLMQCIQSVLFVIGALAVSTFPTSVIGIGVAACTTLAGTAQTIVALVLVRRKLGSIEGAVVTRSHVQFIIAALIAGVVGLLVVNFFGAFSAAGFAMSDRTGALITIVLTGAVMVLVYFGALVVAKNGEIKNAVGMVRSKLGR
- the rpsF gene encoding 30S ribosomal protein S6; this encodes MHQYELMAILDPEIDERTVAPSLDKFLAVIRNDGGSVDNVDVWGRRRLAYEIAKKSEGIYAVVDFTSSPEAAKELDRQLGLSEAVLRTKVLRAEEGIAQVAAQKQRDEARAARKAANASATATASAE
- the trxB gene encoding thioredoxin-disulfide reductase, whose product is MRQLIIIGSGPAGFTAGIYAARAELKPLIVASSVETGGELTKTTEVENFPGFPEGIQGPDLMIKMQEQAEKFGAEVLYDDAVSVDLTGDVKKVTVGSGETYEALAVIYATGSAYRHLGIADEERLSGHGVSWCATCDGFFFRQKNIAVVGGGDSAMEEATFLTRFADKVTVIHRKDTLRASKIMQDRAHNDPKIEFAWNKEVIGIQGDSAVTGVTLKDTVDGTESELALDGLFIAIGNDPRVHLVHGQLELAPEGTIAVEGRTSKAVGVPGVFVAGDVLDHTYRQAITAAGSGAVAALDAEKYLADLEDTLTDAAVGETPVEPVTISA
- the trxA gene encoding thioredoxin, producing MSNAKAVTDATFSDEVLKSDKTILVDFWAEWCGPCRAVSPILDQIAEEHAGKIEIVKLNVDDNPQSAMNYQITSIPAMKVFKGGEVVKTVIGAKPKPALEADLAEFLA
- a CDS encoding CCA tRNA nucleotidyltransferase, coding for MQSVAQAVERLDALATTEPVDLLARAFADAGHELALVGGPVRDAFLGRPVTDLDFTTSARPDDILRIVEPIASATWDVGRQFGTIAARVGGEQVEITTYRSDVYDGETRKPEVAFGDTIEDDLLRRDFTVNAMALRLPARELVDVHGGVEDLLAARLRTPQAAVVSFRDDPLRMMRAARFTAQLGFTVDDDVRAAMQDLVDSIDIVSAERVRDELVKLLNTSDPVPGIRLLVDTGLAERFLPELPEMRLEIDEHHHHKDVYEHSLTVLEQAIGYEAERHAGDPPDTVLRLAALLHDIGKPATRKLEPGGAVSFHHHDLVGAKLAKKRLRALRFDNDTIAAVSRLIELHLRFFGYSDGAWTDSAVRRYVRDAGPQLERLHELTRSDVTTRNRRKADRLAFAYDDLEDRIKVLAAQEELESIRPDLTGDDIMRILDIPPGRGVGEAYRFLLEARMDDGPLGADAAEARLRDWWAARDATSS
- a CDS encoding PLP-dependent aminotransferase family protein produces the protein MTNGNSLDPWYDSYAQRTAGLSASEVRALFAVASRPEVVSLAGGMPFVSALPRELVTGSLDRVMNEHAAMALQYGGGQGLRSLREHIVDVMSLEGIRASAEDVVVTTGSQHALDLVTRLFIDPGDVVLAESPSYVGAIGVFRSYQAETVHVTTDELGLVPEALREAIANLRTQGKRIKFLYTIPNFHNPAGVTMSRERRIEVLDICRSNNILVLEDNPYGLLWFDEPAPQAIRSIDEEGVVYLGSFSKTLAPGFRVGWALAPHAIREKLVLANESAVLAPNSFGQYVVNAYLDAADWKGQVDTFRGIYAERRDAMLSALGEFLPDLSWTKPNGGFFVWLTLPESLDSKGMLPRAVKELVAYTPGTAFYADGRGGGHIRLSFCYPTPEQIRVGVKRLANVVNDELELIETFGPSTRPNGVVRETSSVSAPPPNIS